GTCGAGTTGCAGGAGCGCCTCGCGGAGTGCGCCCGGATGGCCGAGCATCAGGTCAACTCCGATCACTTCGGCGACCGGCCACCCACGCGGGAAGAGTGCGGCGAGGAATTGGAGTGGACGGCTGCACCGAGCCCATCACCCGAGCCATGCTCCTGGGCAGACAGAAGCACGACCTCGCCCTCGCCTGCGCTCGCGATGTCCTCACCCGGCTCTGGCCCGCGCCCTTCAGCATCGAGCAGCGCTACCGCTACTACGGCACAGCCGCATGATCGAGACCATCAGCCGGGAGCAGGAGCAACAGTTCATCAAGGAGGGTTGTACCCACAAGCTTCGGAGCACCATCAAGCCCGATATCGTCCTCCACTCGGACTACAATCTGCTCCAGGCAGCGCTCATCATCGACCTCAAGTTTCCTTGCCCTTCATCCAACGATCCGGTGTGGCGCTCGTATGGCAAGACCAGTGCTTATAACGGATTGACCCAAGGGCAGGTCTATCAACAAGCACTGGACGGCAAGGTCTTCATGCTCACGCCCAGAGGGTTCTTTTGATGAAGGAGCACATTCCCCATCTCCGGGTACGAGCGGACAATGGGTTCCTGGTGGCTCAAGATGGCCTCATTCTCTGCTTCTTCATGCGCCGCTCCCACCAAGAGGTTGCTCCTCTTGCGTGGAGGGCCCTGCAAACGTATCTGCGGGCCATCCCGCTGGGGCTTTGAGCGGGTACGTCGCTTGCGAGGGAGGTCTCCTGCCTCTCGACGATGAGGGCTGGGAAGACATCCGTCAGGACATGTTCGAACGCCCCTGCCCGGTCTCGCGCAGCGTCTATCTGCGGGAGCACATCGATCAGGTGGGCAGCTACAACTTCGAGTATTACGGCCGGCGGCTCGATGCGCCCATCTTCGCCCGCGACGAGAACTCCACCAGCGCCGTGAGCTTTACCCTTCCCACGGGGTACCTGATGGAGCACGCCCGCCCGCATTCGCGCCCTCGCTCTCGAGCTCGCTCGCGAGCTGCCCTTCAGCTTCGGCTACGCCAGCCCCGTTCTCGTCGCGCCAAACTATTGGTGGTACGCAGCTCGCGGCGCGGTTCGAGCACTACGAGACCGCTACCCGGGATTGGATGTCTACGACCTCGAGGAGACCAGCCGGCGCCTCGGAACCCGCGCGCCGTGGCGTCTACTGGCTCACCTTCCTCGGCCAGCCTCTGCTCGGCCAGCTCGGCGGACTCGAGAGCCTGCGGCAGCGGCTTCCCTTCCCGGAAGTGTCCTTCCACTCGCTGGATGATGAGCGAGCACTCCTCACCCTCGACGAGTGGCCCGACGCCATCGACACCGAGCAGGAGCCCATTCCACCCCAGTTCCCCGCCCTCGCCCGGCTGCTCGAGCCTT
The sequence above is drawn from the Archangium gephyra genome and encodes:
- a CDS encoding type VI immunity family protein encodes the protein MPFSFGYASPVLVAPNYWWYAARGAVRALRDRYPGLDVYDLEETSRRLGTRAPWRLLAHLPRPASARPARRTREPAAAASLPGSVLPLAG
- a CDS encoding type VI immunity family protein, which encodes MLGQLGGLESLRQRLPFPEVSFHSLDDERALLTLDEWPDAIDTEQEPIPPQFPALARLLEPFMYEQEVSGWFFHDDKEGLEDMRRWIRRFCP